A genome region from Myroides fluvii includes the following:
- a CDS encoding RNA polymerase sigma factor, with amino-acid sequence MSREKRVIKQIQAGEQKAIEEVYMLYKKEFTLFAGRFAISEQDTADIYQDSIIAMYENILAGDLKVFSSSIKTYLFAIGKYKIYNRLNVKIVTEDFVDYEFLLKQEKEEEWAIEEEQLAQVLSSYQLLGHRCQEVLTLFYYENLSMEQIKQKLNYASSDVVKSQKSRCIKQLKALVFKTK; translated from the coding sequence ATGAGTAGAGAAAAAAGAGTAATCAAGCAAATACAAGCTGGCGAACAAAAAGCAATAGAAGAAGTGTATATGCTGTACAAAAAGGAATTTACGCTATTCGCTGGGCGTTTTGCTATAAGTGAACAAGATACGGCTGATATCTATCAAGACAGTATTATCGCAATGTATGAAAATATCCTTGCGGGAGACCTGAAAGTCTTTAGTAGTTCTATTAAGACGTATTTGTTTGCTATTGGAAAATATAAAATATACAATCGTTTAAACGTAAAAATAGTTACGGAAGATTTTGTTGATTATGAGTTTTTATTAAAACAAGAAAAAGAAGAAGAATGGGCAATAGAAGAAGAACAGCTAGCACAAGTGCTAAGTAGTTATCAATTACTAGGGCATAGGTGTCAAGAAGTACTTACGTTGTTTTATTATGAAAATTTATCTATGGAACAAATCAAACAAAAATTGAATTATGCATCTAGCGATGTAGTAAAAAGTCAAAAATCACGTTGTATCAAGCAACTTAAAGCATTAGTATTTAAAACAAAATGA
- a CDS encoding fibronectin type III domain-containing protein, producing the protein MGTIRMKNGRNTLFQQGRRLVGIMVGIALFLSCSKNDDAAYVELEQAVLLTPADQLMEVDFEGLTFEWQAIRLSDDREIYYTLYLDTIDLPQSRPVENLRTTTYRLQNILSPDTTYYWYVVAKDAKGNTSNSKIGVFKTRKLTTEEFIRGKWMRDKEFRGEVEVSLTACERESFYHFFADYTFLGQSYEEEEEGCVDSEILASTYRLVGKDTLFITTKAGEVPMRITQLTSTTLQLSIGNLRNVFKRTEEGSHLNTLKEEYK; encoded by the coding sequence ATGGGTACAATAAGAATGAAAAATGGGAGAAATACCTTGTTTCAACAAGGCAGGCGCTTGGTTGGAATAATGGTAGGAATAGCACTTTTTTTAAGCTGTTCAAAGAATGATGATGCAGCTTATGTTGAACTAGAACAAGCGGTATTGCTAACACCAGCAGATCAATTAATGGAGGTGGATTTTGAAGGACTTACCTTTGAATGGCAGGCAATTCGTCTATCGGATGACCGAGAAATATATTATACCTTGTATTTGGATACGATTGATTTACCACAAAGTAGGCCTGTAGAAAACTTAAGAACAACCACCTATCGTTTACAAAATATACTCAGCCCTGATACAACTTACTATTGGTATGTTGTTGCCAAAGACGCTAAAGGAAATACGAGTAATAGTAAAATAGGTGTGTTTAAAACACGTAAACTTACAACCGAAGAGTTTATCCGTGGTAAATGGATGAGAGATAAGGAGTTTAGAGGTGAAGTGGAGGTGTCTTTAACCGCTTGTGAAAGGGAATCGTTTTATCATTTTTTCGCTGATTATACCTTTTTAGGTCAATCCTATGAAGAGGAAGAGGAAGGTTGTGTAGATAGTGAGATACTGGCGAGTACCTATCGACTAGTGGGTAAGGACACTTTATTCATTACTACTAAAGCTGGTGAAGTACCTATGAGAATAACCCAGCTAACGAGTACAACACTCCAGTTATCCATAGGTAATTTGCGGAATGTTTTTAAAAGAACGGAAGAAGGTTCTCACTTGAATACACTAAAAGAAGAATACAAATGA
- a CDS encoding outer membrane beta-barrel protein produces MKYIYTLMIAVLLFNTVQAQEGFRKLGIGAELALPMGTFGDVYATGFGASAKVFYGLNADADLTATLGYIHFGVKSDTFVSGHVGMIPLQFGYRHTFGGFYAEPQVGVAFLQSKVNVKGVAGLFDGASGTNSATKFSVGLGGGYEFGDWDLGLRYQLVDQTNFLALRVGYNFSL; encoded by the coding sequence ATGAAATATATATATACTTTAATGATTGCTGTATTGCTTTTTAATACGGTACAAGCGCAAGAAGGATTTCGAAAGTTGGGCATCGGTGCGGAGTTAGCCTTGCCTATGGGAACTTTTGGCGATGTCTACGCTACTGGTTTTGGTGCCTCAGCTAAGGTCTTTTATGGATTAAATGCGGATGCTGATCTAACAGCTACACTGGGATATATCCATTTTGGTGTAAAAAGCGATACGTTTGTTAGTGGACATGTAGGCATGATTCCTCTTCAATTTGGCTATCGCCATACATTTGGTGGCTTCTATGCTGAACCTCAGGTGGGGGTTGCTTTTTTGCAATCAAAAGTGAATGTAAAAGGAGTAGCAGGTCTATTTGACGGTGCATCTGGAACGAATTCGGCAACAAAGTTTTCAGTTGGCTTAGGTGGTGGTTATGAATTTGGAGATTGGGATTTAGGGCTACGCTATCAACTTGTTGATCAAACGAATTTCCTTGCTTTGCGTGTAGGGTATAATTTTTCTTTATAA